One genomic region from Populus nigra chromosome 8, ddPopNigr1.1, whole genome shotgun sequence encodes:
- the LOC133701184 gene encoding protein SRC2-like isoform X2 has product MEGISLELKEISCRDLKTFNFFQKLSVFVAVSIFIDEPKKNEQRRKKTAVDFLYGVLKRNEKQQQRLKRQKTPPNTFNDEEKKNEQQQLLQRQKTPVDREGGSNPKWNHMMQFNLNTTSLPDYGDHLFFKFELRCKVSIFGNKTIGEVCVPFKDLNEEFNGSVRFVSYQVRNSDGRPNGVLNFSYEVNGKVKKNEVDGARVDLPPGIRFSSPKKVHYPSLEVDVKSRKACLYPSLDDISFSSPSPGTGFPSTELCYPVKACYTMPPPAFPLQLPGGHRVYQLQYPSPLTQSPGSYCYTTKTTEHGCGLRGHTGGWAIRDVNV; this is encoded by the coding sequence ATGGAGGGGATCTCTCtagaattgaaagaaatttccTGCAGAGATCTCAAAACCTTCAATTTCTTCCAAAAGCTCTCAGTCTTTGTTGCCGTCTCCATTTTTATTGATGAGCCAAAGAAGAATGAACAACGGCGAAAAAAGACGGCAGTGGACTTTCTTTATGGTGTATTGAAGAGGAACGAGAAGCAACAACAACGTCTGAAGCGGCAAAAGACTCCTCCGAATACTTTCAAcgatgaagaaaagaagaacgAACAGCAACAACTTCTGCAGCGGCAAAAGACACCAGTGGACAGAGAAGGAGGTAGCAACCCTAAATGGAACCATATGATGCAGTTTAATCTCAATACCACTTCGCTTCCTGATTACGGTGATCATctctttttcaaatttgaattgCGCTGCAAAGTTTCCATCTTTGGTAACAAAACTATTGGGGAAGTCTGTGTTCCATTCAAGGATTTGAATGAGGAGTTCAACGGCAGTGTCAGGTTTGTGAGCTATCAGGTCCGAAATAGCGATGGGAGGCCTAATGGTGTCCTGAATTTTTCCTATGAGGTGAACGGGAAGGTCAAGAAGAATGAAGTTGATGGTGCAAGAGTTGATTTGCCTCCAGGAATTCGTTTCTCATCACCTAAAAAAGTCCATTATCCATCCTTGGAAGTCGATGTTAAGTCGAGGAAAGCATGCTTATATCCTTCCCTGGATGATATAAGCTTCAGCTCTCCTTCGCCAGGAACCGGGTTTCCTTCTACGGAGTTGTGTTATCCAGTAAAGGCATGTTATACTATGCCTCCGCCAGCCTTTCCTTTACAGCTTCCTGGGGGTCACAGAGTGTATCAGCTTCAATATCCATCACCATTGACACAGTCTCCAGGTTCATATTGCTACACAACAAAGACAACTGAGCATGGTTGCGGTCTTCGTGGGCATACTGGAGGTTGGGCAATTAGGGATGTTAATGTATAG
- the LOC133701184 gene encoding protein SRC2-like isoform X1, translated as MCHFNFRLLTFESGQQPITMVSIGSFLSCCLERVHKSSIKKIAEHTMEGISLELKEISCRDLKTFNFFQKLSVFVAVSIFIDEPKKNEQRRKKTAVDFLYGVLKRNEKQQQRLKRQKTPPNTFNDEEKKNEQQQLLQRQKTPVDREGGSNPKWNHMMQFNLNTTSLPDYGDHLFFKFELRCKVSIFGNKTIGEVCVPFKDLNEEFNGSVRFVSYQVRNSDGRPNGVLNFSYEVNGKVKKNEVDGARVDLPPGIRFSSPKKVHYPSLEVDVKSRKACLYPSLDDISFSSPSPGTGFPSTELCYPVKACYTMPPPAFPLQLPGGHRVYQLQYPSPLTQSPGSYCYTTKTTEHGCGLRGHTGGWAIRDVNV; from the exons ATGTGCCACTTTAACTTTAGACTCTTGACTTTTGAAAGTGGACAACAACCAATTACTATGGTTTCTATAG gaAGCTTCCTTTCATGTTGTCTTGAAAGGGTTCACAAGAGCTCAATAAAGAAGATAGCAGAACATACTATGGAGGGGATCTCTCtagaattgaaagaaatttccTGCAGAGATCTCAAAACCTTCAATTTCTTCCAAAAGCTCTCAGTCTTTGTTGCCGTCTCCATTTTTATTGATGAGCCAAAGAAGAATGAACAACGGCGAAAAAAGACGGCAGTGGACTTTCTTTATGGTGTATTGAAGAGGAACGAGAAGCAACAACAACGTCTGAAGCGGCAAAAGACTCCTCCGAATACTTTCAAcgatgaagaaaagaagaacgAACAGCAACAACTTCTGCAGCGGCAAAAGACACCAGTGGACAGAGAAGGAGGTAGCAACCCTAAATGGAACCATATGATGCAGTTTAATCTCAATACCACTTCGCTTCCTGATTACGGTGATCATctctttttcaaatttgaattgCGCTGCAAAGTTTCCATCTTTGGTAACAAAACTATTGGGGAAGTCTGTGTTCCATTCAAGGATTTGAATGAGGAGTTCAACGGCAGTGTCAGGTTTGTGAGCTATCAGGTCCGAAATAGCGATGGGAGGCCTAATGGTGTCCTGAATTTTTCCTATGAGGTGAACGGGAAGGTCAAGAAGAATGAAGTTGATGGTGCAAGAGTTGATTTGCCTCCAGGAATTCGTTTCTCATCACCTAAAAAAGTCCATTATCCATCCTTGGAAGTCGATGTTAAGTCGAGGAAAGCATGCTTATATCCTTCCCTGGATGATATAAGCTTCAGCTCTCCTTCGCCAGGAACCGGGTTTCCTTCTACGGAGTTGTGTTATCCAGTAAAGGCATGTTATACTATGCCTCCGCCAGCCTTTCCTTTACAGCTTCCTGGGGGTCACAGAGTGTATCAGCTTCAATATCCATCACCATTGACACAGTCTCCAGGTTCATATTGCTACACAACAAAGACAACTGAGCATGGTTGCGGTCTTCGTGGGCATACTGGAGGTTGGGCAATTAGGGATGTTAATGTATAG
- the LOC133700628 gene encoding probable 3-beta-hydroxysteroid-Delta(8),Delta(7)-isomerase, translating into MEGQPHPYAPRDLKLPGYVPNFLTQSTIVGVYLLTSLLVVSLIWILSGRSRKITKMNRLLMCWWAFTGLTHLILEGYFAFSPEFYKDKTAHYLAEVWKEYSKGDSRYAARDAATVTVEGLTAVLEGPASLLAVYAIASGKSYSYILQFAVCLGQLYGTAVYFLTAYLEGDHFATSPYHYYVYYIGANASWVVIPSLIAMRCWKKICSAVQVHGQKRTKTR; encoded by the exons ATGGAGGGGCAGCCGCATCCATACGCACCAAGAGATCTGAAACTGCCTGGCTATGTTCCTAATTTCCTCACTCAATCCACCATTGTCGGCGTCTATTTACTCACCTCCCTTCTTGTCGTCTCTCTCATCTGGATCCTCTCTG GAAGATCtcgtaaaataacaaaaatgaatagGTTGCTCATGTGCTGGTGGGCTTTCACTGGTCTCACACACTTGATTCTCGAGGGTTATTTTGCTTTCTCTCCAGAATTTTACAAGGACAAGACTGCTCATTATCTGGCTGAAGTTT GGAAAGAATATAGCAAAGGTGATTCAAGATATGCAGCAAGGGATGCTGCAACAGTTACTGTTGAAGGATTGACTGCTGTTCTCGAGGGACCAGCTAGCCTCCTGGCAGT GTATGCTATTGCTTCAGGAAAATCGTACAGCTACATACTTCAGTTTGCTGTTTGTTTGGGACAGCTCTATGGAACAGCTGTGTATTTCTTAACCGCCTACTTGGAAGGTGATCATTTTGCTACCAGTCCATACCACTATTATGTATACTATATTGGTGCAAATGCCTCCTGGGTTGTAATTCCCTCGCTCATCGCTATGCGTTGTTGGAAAAAGATTTGCTCAGCAGTCCAAGTTCATGGCCAGAAAAGGACCAAAACTCGTTGA